aaaataacaTTCAAGGGTAAAAACGGTTTTTACATACGATACATGAAACATTCATAAAACAACAAGTTTAAACATGCATACATGCTATGGCATACAATTTAAACATTAATTGGATGAAAAGACTAGAACCGATAAGTAAAAactaatttacttttaaaaacgaaggttaaggactaaatcataattttggtaaaatatctggaaaaatatatttttataaaatttgacagtaaaattatgaaattggttatgcaaattttcaaaacattttatgatttttaagggATTCGATTGCATAGTATAAGAGTCAGGACTAAATTGCTGTGACCAAAAGACATGCCAAATTTCCTTAATCAAACATATTATATGGCATACATATAACACACAAAACATGCTTACAATCATTAAAACATATAACAACACAATTTAACACGTCATCTGATTCTCTATACTACCATGCATTTACAAGTCCACAACcaatttacttaaaatataaatttttgccTCCCATGCATTATTGAGTGCATCAAAGTTCCATTTCATATCAatgaatcatttaaaatttacCTTAATGTCTAGCATGTCATTTCACCTGAATTTAACATATTATCCAAATATCTTGCATACCAATTTACCATACATACCACACATTAACATGCATACTCATTTAAGCATTTCAAGTGACATTCTAAAATAATCCAAAGTCCAAAAAACCAATTAAACAGTCCATAATGTCTGATtacaatccaaaaaaaaaaaattctaattccCTCCATATATGAGTCCCACAGTGCCTCTATTATTTGCAAAATCAAACCAGTCACCTACTCAGAAGATTACCTTGCTTTGGATCACCACTTGCACACTTTCTCCTCTTCACACAAGCTATTTTTCTGCAAAATAAATATAAGGGAGTGTGAGCTTTTCCAAGCTTAGTGAGAGCACAAGAAATTATCACAATTAAGCATATAATTCATAGTTGAAAGAAAATATACTAAATCATGCAACTACGacataacatcaaatatatcACAAGGCAAACACAATAACATATTGGCATAATGTGACATggaaacatatatataatcaatAATACATTGGATAAGTAGATCTCCAAACACTCCAAATGACTCAAGGAGTCTTGCGCTATCTCCTTACAAGTGTAGCATGAATGCTAACACTCTCCAAATACTCCACGCTATCTTCAGTGAATGGATTTATACtctacattcccttatctctccattgCTATCTTTGGGCCATTAAATTTGGAATTAGAAAAAGAACAACCTTGATCTAATCATAATAAGTCAAGACATTACCTCAATTTAAAGAAAACAATAAGTTTTGGAGCTAATTCGAAGTTGAACGTGAGAAGGATAATAACGAATTTTGATGAGGATTTAATGATTTTTGGTGTTTGGATAGGTAAGAAATCACTAAAGATGAGTtaattttgagagaaaatatCATATGTGAATTTGAGAAATTTCGAATGTGAAGCTAAAATGGAAGGGAAGGGGACCTGGGGTTCttttaaagaaagaaaggagatgaacatatttttaaaattaagaagaaattgccttttaaaaactctcagttttctcttatttttcaaaTCAGaccttagtttaattaaaacaatttttttctcaattattttcaaacccgattttatttttaaaatttgttttaagttatttaataaccGACCACCTAATCCTAATTTTCACCACCTAATTTTAGACccgataattattttaatattttattattaaacacTCTAATCCTATTTACGATACCCAATTTTAATATTTGGCTCTTTACCCAATTTTACTATCTTGGTTTTTAAGATGTTTAGGATGTGACAAAAACACCCACAACAAAGAGAATAGTCACTAAAAATGAATATCCTGATttcaacccaaaatataaatattttaattctcaaaagtacCTTTTAAAAGAACCACTAAACacctaaatattaaaatacactCTTTCAAAAATACTTCTAAAAATTAACAAACAACACATTTTTAAAAGCGATGCATAAAAAATTAATCCTTGATCAGTCATGTTCCATGCATAGTTGATAAGGGACCATGTCGGGTGTCGGTAGTGTGTAGGAATCAATCGCTACCTACGCAGAGCTCCCGAAGATGTGTTGATTTATTTGTCTTTAGAGGaagacttttgacattttaagcTTACCCACAAGTCATTTTCCTTACCACTCCTAAGCTCCAGCTCAAtttgtaattaattataaaactaCGTCATGAATGTGAAAGCTAACGCTAgtgattttatgaaattgatttgtTCCCAAATTGACCCAAAAAGACTACACAAGTTCATCCATGGTCCGGGCATGATTAATTGTATCACCAGCTTCTACCGCCTGTTTTGCTCCAGCAGCTTCTTGCAATTCCAGTGCAAACTCAAGCATTCCCACCACATCTCTCATTTTTGGCCTTTCAACTCCCACATCATGTAGGCAGCTTTTTGCAATCTCAACGAATACTTTTAAACACTCTGCTGCAATTTTACCATGCAAGTAAGGGTCAATGATTTGCTCAATTGTTTCATTTTCTACACACTTGAAAGCCCAACCAGCTAAACCTATTTCATCATCTTCCAAACTTGTGTCAACTGCGGGTCTAGCACACAAGACTTCGAATAACACTACCCCGAACGAGTACACATCGGACTTCTCTGTTAAATGTAACCTTCGAAAATACTCCGGATCCATGTATCCGAAAGTACCTTTCACCTTAGTTGTGATTGGAACATTTTCCATAAGAACCGGGCCCATTTTCGATAACCCGAAATCCGAGACTTTAGCCACCCATGTCTCATCCAACAAAATGTTGGTAGTCTTCACATCTCGGTGAATGATTCTCTGGACTGCACCTGAATGAAGGTACTCTAATCCACGAGCAGCACCAATACAGATTTGCAGCCTTTGCTTCCATTGGAGAGGAATATTATCGTTTTTATAGAGGTGATCACGAAGGGTTCCATTCACCATATAATCATAAACAAGAATCATCTCTTGTTTTTCGTTACAATAACCTATAAGCGACACAAGGTTAATGTAGCGAAGCTGAGAGAGCATCTCAATCTCTGCCCAAAACTCATTTTCACCCTGGTGAGACTTTGAATTGAGTCGCTTAATTGCCACCTCGTATTGAATACCCGGAATGTGACCCCTGTACACGTTGCCAAAGCCACCGCGCCCTATAATGAGAGCATCGTCAAAGTTATTTGTTGCAGTGAGTATATCGGCAACTGAAAAGTGCCTACATCGATTGGGGGAAACTTTTCTTCTGTTTATGGATTCCGTTCTGCACAAAAAAAGTTTCCTTTGCCAAAAAACAAGGGACAATATAAGCAGGATTGATACTATGCTGCTTAGTGTAGCTCCAATGACGACCATTCCCGGTTTCAAAAATCTTCCCTCCTTTGAATACTTTTGCTTAAGCATTGGCTTTGTCTCTGGTCGAGGGTTCGGAGCGGCAAGGCTACCTTCCGAGTTGTTCAACTTGAAAATCTCTAAACCATTCAAAACGGCATCATTATACTCTGGCTCAGATTCGGCATTTGGATGTAGTGCGACCCATAGTTCGTTTTCACTTTGTGCCACCCTCACAACATAATCTCTGTAGATTGGAATACCATTACCTTCACCCACAGCAATCACATCCATGGCTTTCTCAGCGGTATGATTATTAATAAATATGTCGAATACACGCTGATTCACTTTCTGTAGATACTTTTCGCAAAAATGGAGCCTAACGAGGTAGTAAAACCCCGAATCAACTGTGAAAAGCCATGTAAGATTGTAATTGAAGTTAATATATGGATTAGGCCCCATTGAACGATAGGATTTGTACACAGCTTCCGGTGCCGTATACACTGGTGTGGCCTCGGTGTATTTGATTGTTGCCTCAGACTGATCATAATACGTAACTCCATATGCTGCTCCCAAGATATAGTCAATATCTTGGTTCCATGTTCTGAACATTCCTGAATCGTGCACATCTAAAACATCTCTTCCACCAACATTAAGCCGATAAGCAGTGTCAAGAGCAGTGGAGTTTTCAAGCTCGAAAAAGTAATTAGTGTCTATTAAGGGGAGAGAGCCATATGTCTGGCCTGTGTAGAGATTTGCAGGCATGGAAACGACTTCAATCCCACTGATAAAAGCGAAAGAATTCGGTGAAGGGGCGAAGGTGACATCCATCATCTGCTTGTTTCCAACAGTGATGACAAATTCTTTGACAATATAGGCTTGGGGAGGACTAGTGGCAGAAACTAAATAGGCACTGAAATTGCTCAAGAGAGTGTAATTATTAGCGGCAACTGAAAAGAAGGAACTGGTAATATCAAGGCCAGGGTATTGATTTGGATAAAAGTACAGACGAAGGAACTTAGTGCCTGGTGAAACGGGGAATTTATAAGTGAATTCACCACGAAAGAAACGAGCTGTCACGTAAGGAACTTGAGTGACAGAGGGGTCTTGATAGGATGCAGTGGATGAAAAAGAAGAGGTATTAGCATATAGGTGGTCATCATCGGCAACCCAGTTTCTGCCATCATAGGATGTAGTGTTTGATGAAGCACCACAGTTCAAAAGTATGTAGTCAGTAGGAATATAAGGAACTGAACTTGTTATAgaaggtgaaatggaaagaattaGGAAGACGATAGTAATTAAGAATAGCATTGTGGTTTTAGTGTTGTTTGTAGAAAAAGCCTACAAGGCTACAACTTATATATAGCTGAATAAATGGGAAAATTGAATACCACTGTATTCTTCAAGGTAGTTGAGAATGAAAGTGGTAAAAAGCTACAATTTTGAAGTCTGCCAATTCCAGCTAAGGATGGGTGGCCTAAAAATGCAAACCAGCTAAGCTTGTGAACAGCTGAAAACAACATTTGTGGAAACTCCTCCTCCATAGACTAGTCGCAAATAAGCAGTTTGCTAGAGTAAATGACACCGTATATTTTCGCGTTGCCGTTGACTAGGTGAATTGTGAGTCAagcattttagtttttttctattattattatttaggatCAAGGAATTAGCATcaataaatcatctaatttggtatattaaaataataacttccaaaatctagaatattattaaaaaattaatatcttaataaaatattttttattaaattaaaatttgaatttatctttaatttttaaaaattgtatttggtattaagtttaatttctttttattttaaatttgagatttgagCTATAATTACTCTATTTTAAATTTGGATAATAATGAGTATATTGTTAGGTTTGgacttaatataatatatttgagtttcagaataaatattttagaatataagtattaagtttataaatttaatagaataaaaagTTATTCaattatcaatataatataataatgaataataaaaaatatttttattaattcatatatcatagaataataaattttatgtacattaagcactttaattattttatataaaataactgATGTCCacaaaaccaactaaaaatttgagtaaagtaagtgcacctatcaattaatagtatagctacggtgagtaaaTATATCGTTTTACTAGTAATTACAGTCTTTCTATTACTTAACCGAATAattggagtgattgattaaaaactaaaattaactaaattaattaactaacgaacacAACAAAaaacaaatcaggaaaataaattattaacaattaagaagcgaaacaatactcaggaaagaatccacctagatttcatttgtcattatcaatctaaattacgcaatttatGTACTTAGTAACTTGaccttaaattatgctaatatctctttcaagaataaaagcaactgactctagatgattaattgaaatttctttctaattaaaactcttatTATTGCATTAACTCGTTCTATGGATTTCCccattagatttgactctaatccgatagatttacgtcgtcctatttttaggattgcatgcaactctactcaactatgcaagatctactcttaaacagagttTATTTCTCctttgatttaagcacatcaaatatggatcaataatctagaaatattaaaccaagaattaagtacacataatcgagaacaagaaactaagaatttattccataaaataaaaaatcaaacaacAGAATCTATCATAAGGTTCATCTCCCtacgtatttagaaaattagttcatgctcaGAAATAGAAACATCCAAGATACAATATAAcatcaagaaacaaagaaactcatgataatctccaaagaaatcaaatgggattcttcaatcttgatggaaatctgcttcaaagTTGGCTTCAgtggtgttcttcgagttgttTGCTTGAATATTCTATTATGGCTCACTCttctcttcttatttttgtcatatatacgtcttaaaatccaaaaaaaaaaactaaaagaatgCGATTTCTTGCAGTTTAGGGTGTAAATTTGTGAAATCAACAAGACATACCACAAAGCCGTGTGGCTTACGCGACCGTTTCGCTAGACTGTATGGAATGGGTCAGCCTATGTGGCTCTTGTAACTTGCTTTGATTTTCTAGTTTTCGCTCGTTTTTCGCTCCTtctgctcccaaatgctctcctaaatataaaaaaatgaatttaaaggattaggagtgtAAAATTCACTATTAACATCAGATAATCACCCAAAATCGCATTAATAATGGGATTAAACAcattacttttagcacttatcaagtATCCCCagacttaagcatttgcttatcctcaagcaaaattctcaacccaTATTCAAGTTAACTTTCCTCAATTTATTGTTTTCACTGATAATGTCTTAGGATAATTTACAGATAATCATGCATCAAAAATTCAAACTACAATGACACTGGCAAAGTACAagcataaatgtaacacccctcacccgtacccaacgtcgggatagggttcgaggcattactaggactttacattttgaaacgtaccaaattgggtcaccaagttttactcaaattttaagctttttatcCATGAACAACtcatcccttatataggccttcgaggcctatgaCATACCGAGAGGCAGCGTGGGACAAATTCGGGTATgttcgataaaccttgggctccttaggaaatttttccttatcataaagtgtTACACGCCCATGTAAGTGggtcgtgtggactcacacgcccttGTGACTTGGGGCACGACCATGCCTTTCAGCCATGGGCAACACTAACTTATCAACACAGCCATGGAACACACCCGTGCTACCTGCCCATGGacgacactgtctttttaacacAGCTATGGTGCACGCCCCTGTGGTCTACccatgtacaactttgagctaaaattttaagtgcaggggacacacggccatagcacacgcccatggaagggaattgtgtgtcacacacgacctagaaaaatgcccgtgtgtctaaccatgtgaactctaataggctattttccaagcctttagtcacccttttctactacttgtgcttagtggttaccaaattcaaagtaaaacacaattatacacttgtaaataatcttaattaaactagatgtatggaaacctcatatcattggtttcatacatgataggttatttcccatttagtgtttatgggttcctgTGTCAATGtaattcatccaaaattggctcgttcatgtgactcattgccaattagtaacaacccatcacttataaataaaaccatgcataaattcgtaggtcatagcctacttcaattaagccaattttcatggccatatacaaagaaataaacatatttttttgcatgccttcatttggcaaatcaaatgacacatataacaaaatactaaaaaatactatacatgccactgaacaaaacaaacaaagtctttataccaaagcttgcctagttgatagtgtgttgactctccaatcgccttccagtccttatgagtcctcgagctctgtgagacagggaaaaaaagaggggtaagcattttcatgcttagtaagctcgaataaccagaaagtaaacttaccgagtaattagcatacatccatacttaaatcatgaaatgatccattatgaaatgatttcctatcaaatacattcaatcaatgagttagtcacataatcatgtatcatgtaatttaactagatgagctcatcattcaacattccATTCACATATGTATACCACGTTAATCTCGTTaaatttctaggaaatctcgatagaatacccattatccgtcaattcatacgaatgatcatttcatatatacactcccgcgaacctcacatcatatggcaggattaccagtccaggctaaatcccttataacgacaaacacccttaatgagctcggatctgaattaccagtccaggctaaattcagaccctaatcagattacccatcCGGACTGAATCCatcatgcacacatattcttcgagaggcttgatcattcaatgaacacccgtccgggctagattcttTTTCATACTtaagatcacggattacccgttcgggctaaatccttactgcaacacatgcagatctcagttcacatgtcaataagggtttatccatcgaaatcCCTTTGTCAACCTTAACCGAGATATTTTTCTCATGTCATCatcaatatgcatttctatgatatttcataccaataacaaatgcaatcatcaagcattcataaatcatacaattatgcatattaagggtttactttaagttatccgaacttacctggtattcgtttcagagatatgtttcggttatttcgaaaccttgcgtttaccacgatcgaccttcggaatttgttcctcggggtatataacagcaaaattaactcattaataccccacattatacatttcaactTTAGTatctacccccggtccaaataaccgtttttcccctaacctttctcatttttacgatttagtccttaggctcgtataatgaaactcatgcactttttatcttatccaagcctagccgaacacttttccttcttatggtagcctaaatttttcattattttctcatttctactacacatttacatcttttgcaaaatagtccctataagggtttttcatgaaaatcaactaggaaaatatgtttaatacacattcatctttcatattcctccataatccatcaaaatacaaacaactcaagcatgggtaaatttttaaacatgaaccctagcatgaaatatgggtagaaatggagagagcacgctaccgggatttcaaaaatacaaagagcataaaaaagggggcttgggagcacttactattgagcttggaaagcttgaaaaccctagctatggtgacttgGGAATTTTGGCTGGATGAAGGaggaaatgagctgattttggttcatttttcccattttatttcattaaaaagccaaattaccaaaatgccctcataccatttctttaaaatttcatccgtgcaagcctatttttgtccaaaaatttagaatttgggcaaattgctctccaagaccttctaattcataatataaagcaatttcatacaaattgcttctagaatccaagttttacaatttattcaatttagtccttaatttccaattgaacaccttactcaaagaatttcttcatgaaactttaacacatgcatatactcatattctaggcctcataataatcataagataaatatttttatgtcgaatttgtggtaccaaaaccactattccgactaagccctatttcgggatgttatacAGTCCAAGGAGAAATTTTTAAGGTATTAAGAACATAGATGTCTCCCCTATCtcaataattatttgaaattcaaactcaacaagcattaacatcctcactaaggtTCACTCAATCActtaaagtgtttaaggttcaagtaatATGCACTCGACAATCAAACAAGAAATGTTATTACCACatgcttgcttgaaaatcaaatctccaccactatagaaTGAGATGACATaccaatcaaaaggtctttacaATGTTGTAATGGATCTTAGGTTAAAGGTAtggaaaatgtcagaaaagttggTTATACTCTAGAGCCGAATTGATAAGTTATCAAACTAGAAAAAACAATCAGTTGCTAAATTAAAAGAGTTTACATCAGGAAGAACTAAAGAATGAAAACGAGCTTATCAACATAATATGAAACTAacgattcaagctcaatcaattGGCTTTTTTAGAGTAAAGTAAAATTCAATAATGCAAACGATGAAACATAATCAGACAACTagccaaatcaaatctcgacaaaaagggagtcaataaaaagaGTTTACAACATAGATATGGGTTACGGGTTAATAAAAaacgagttagaaaaagaaatgtcTTAGGATcaacggggtttactaagggttaatacAACAAGTAAGCTTTTTATTGGTAAAAGGGGTTAAATCctatcaaatcaataatgtggtctcgacatgtataaccaaagaaaattctaaaataataaatcaagttGACTTAcccacaaccaaaaataaaatgagcacaagaaaaaaatccacaaattaattccaaaataaaatcaataaaacttatcatgcttgagtCTCTATTGTCTCAAAATATAAATCACATAAtgcaaaaaaatccaaaaattaattccaaaataaaatcaataatactccaaattaaaaataataatttcaatggtaagtgtgagaaaattacttaaacgcAAACAACAATTCAGGGATTTTATCGCATAACATATAAACAActtcccacacttaagatgtacattgccttcaATGTACAAATAATTATAATCACAAAATAAGCATAATATCACAAGGGAGGGATAGAACTGAAACTgccttgaatttgaattatttcggTAGAATAGTGAAAACCGAAATCATAGGCTATTCCAATGAAGTACATTTTTtagagcaaactaataagaaaatagacaaaaataaataagataatgagataataaaattaaaataaaacaatcgataaaataataaaataaaaagttcaaaataaaaaaaaaacaaagaagtcttacaaataaaataaaaacaactaataaaaaaatagaaaacaataaACTAAAACAGTTCAGTGATTGGTGGTAAGTGGTAGGTGGTAAGTCATAATAGCGAGGCGCATGATCGAGTGGAGAAATATGGAAGTGTTGGCACATCCACTGCAGATACACCTAAATGCTATCGATCCATGCTGACTATTGCCTAACGTACTCAAAATGTAACTGCTCGAGGCAATCCATCCGCTCTGTCTATCGCCGCTTAAAGAGGTCGATCCAATCAAGGTGTTACTGCTATATGCGATAGTATTGTCGAGTGCGACACACTATGCAATAAAGGAGTGACTCAAAGGAGGATAGGGTCGAGCTGAGTTTGCATGGTGAGAAAGATCATCATCTGAGAGCTCCTCTGCTCAACCTGAGGATCCGGATGGAAAAGTGTGTATCAGTAGGAACCCGTTCCATGCTGGCTCTGGATCATCCTTATATGACTCATAATAGATAACCCATAAGGGATCATCTGTCCAACTAAGGTGAATGAGGCATTTTTAGAGAGTGTGTGAAAGCATATGCTTTCCACCATAGTCATTTTTTTAACGTTGGCAACAGTGAAATTTTTGAAGGGCCCCAACGGTAATTTTATTTTCCCTATAAATACCAGatcatttttcatcttttttattcaAATCCAACTCTCTCAATTCTTTCTAAACTCTCAACTCTCTCAAGTTTTGTTCTAAATTTCTCGATACgcttgtttaaaaatattatagatttatttgattatttcttATATTATTCATTCCGATTAAGTTTCTACAAATGATAACAATTTTTATTCGTTTTGGAGACAAGCACATTTTCGCCTCTCAAGCATTAATGGtaagatgaaattttaaatttcattattttcaattaagttatttttaaagtattttattttttaaaatattttaaaatattttttgttgataTAAATAGACAGATGATTGTTTTTTGGAAGGGTTCATACATaattgtcaaagggcccaatCACCGAAATTCATGGTTACTTGTAAGACACAGTATTCTTGCATGCGTATTGTATGCTTAAGGGTTGCAAACTCGATCCTACACTCATCAGCACATTGGTGGAAAGATGGGGGCTCGAGAAATACAGTTTCTATCTTCCATGCggcgagtgtacaatcacactcaaGGATGTAGCTTTACAACTTAGTTTATCGATGGATGAGTCATTTTTCATGGGGTTAGTAGTCGTTCCCAATAAAGAGGACCTTTTGAGGAAGGTGTCGAACAAGATTTACGATGGCTGGATAGATATGAAGTGGTTGAAAACCAATTTCAAAGAGTTTCCTACAGACACGCTCGACATCGTCAAAGAACAATATGCTCTAGCTTTCATCCTGAGGTTAATCGGAGGCATTCTAATAcccgataaatctcaaaatttggaaCACATAAGGTGACTACTACACCTAGTTGACTTCAAAGAAAGTAGACAAATAAGTCGGGGATTAGCTTTGTTGGTCAAATTATACCGAGAGTTGTGTCGGACGATGGAACTGGATAAAATGTCAATTGGTGGTTGTTTGCTCCTACTACAGTCATGAGCCTAGTGGCGACCACCATTTTTACGTCTCCGAATGAACAACCCTTAATGTTTCCATTAGTAACAAGGtaaaataatttcttaataaatatgtagtttgtataataaatattttttatttattataagtttAAATTAATATATCGCTAGTATAGATGGGATCATGGACCGAGTTATGTGGTACTACTCGAGCAGTTGGAGGATATGGTAAAAATGTAGGTGTCATTTCGGCCAAAACTTTTAtatatggtaaaaaaaaaaagcttcaaaaCTTATAAACCAAACAATTTGCTAAACAAGTGCTCTCTCATCTCAATGAA
The Gossypium hirsutum isolate 1008001.06 chromosome A07, Gossypium_hirsutum_v2.1, whole genome shotgun sequence genome window above contains:
- the LOC107910245 gene encoding receptor-like protein kinase FERONIA translates to MLFLITIVFLILSISPSITSSVPYIPTDYILLNCGASSNTTSYDGRNWVADDDHLYANTSSFSSTASYQDPSVTQVPYVTARFFRGEFTYKFPVSPGTKFLRLYFYPNQYPGLDITSSFFSVAANNYTLLSNFSAYLVSATSPPQAYIVKEFVITVGNKQMMDVTFAPSPNSFAFISGIEVVSMPANLYTGQTYGSLPLIDTNYFFELENSTALDTAYRLNVGGRDVLDVHDSGMFRTWNQDIDYILGAAYGVTYYDQSEATIKYTEATPVYTAPEAVYKSYRSMGPNPYINFNYNLTWLFTVDSGFYYLVRLHFCEKYLQKVNQRVFDIFINNHTAEKAMDVIAVGEGNGIPIYRDYVVRVAQSENELWVALHPNAESEPEYNDAVLNGLEIFKLNNSEGSLAAPNPRPETKPMLKQKYSKEGRFLKPGMVVIGATLSSIVSILLILSLVFWQRKLFLCRTESINRRKVSPNRCRHFSVADILTATNNFDDALIIGRGGFGNVYRGHIPGIQYEVAIKRLNSKSHQGENEFWAEIEMLSQLRYINLVSLIGYCNEKQEMILVYDYMVNGTLRDHLYKNDNIPLQWKQRLQICIGAARGLEYLHSGAVQRIIHRDVKTTNILLDETWVAKVSDFGLSKMGPVLMENVPITTKVKGTFGYMDPEYFRRLHLTEKSDVYSFGVVLFEVLCARPAVDTSLEDDEIGLAGWAFKCVENETIEQIIDPYLHGKIAAECLKVFVEIAKSCLHDVGVERPKMRDVVGMLEFALELQEAAGAKQAVEAGDTINHARTMDELV